In Eupeodes corollae chromosome 3, idEupCoro1.1, whole genome shotgun sequence, a single genomic region encodes these proteins:
- the LOC129951937 gene encoding semaphorin-2A-like encodes YNKITNIFLYFAGKFKEQATSNSAWLPVLNSKVPDPRPGTCINDTSALPDSVLNFIRKHPLMDKAVDHEFANPVFFKRDIILTKLVVDKIRIEKLNQEYLVYFAGTNTGSIYKIVQFIKYGQRHSNLLDILEIAKNEPIREMDLSQKTGSLYIATAHSVKQIDLAMCNRRYDSCFRCITDPYCGWDKDVGACRPYQLGLLQDVGNETSGICDTSVLKKRITASYGQTLHLSCFVRLPEVLRQKAIRWYHHSTEKGRYEITYTPSKYIETSEGGLVLISINEGDSGRYDSYLDGTLLCSYSVNVDAHRCTPPSKKNDYQKIYSHWCNEFEKYKSAMKQWQATQEQCNAKEKKNSKHINDVLSDEATV; translated from the exons tacaacaaaataacaaacatctttttatattttgcaggAAAATTCAAAGAACAAGCCACATCTAATTCCGCATGGTTGCCTGTGTTGAACTCAAAAGTTCCTGATCCACGTCCTGGCACATGTATCAACGACACTTCAGCCCTTCCGGACTCGGTGTTGAACTTTATACGAAAACATCCGCTAATGGATAAAGCTGTGGATCATGAGTTTGCCAATCCAGTCTTTTTCAAACGTGATATTATCCTTACCAAATTGGTGGTCGACAA gattcgAATAGAAAAACTGAATCAAGAATATCTGGTATATTTCGCTGGCACGAATACGGGTAGCATTTATAAAATCGTGCAATTCATTAAGTACGGACAACGCCATTCCAATTTGCTCGATATCCTGGAGATAGCGAAAAATGAGCCCATTAGAGAGATGGATCTAAGCCAAAAGACCGGCTCTCTTTATATAGCGACAGCGCACAGTGTGAAACAAATCGACTTGGCAATGTGCAATCGACGGTATGACAGTTGCTTCCGTTGCATCACAGATCCGTATTGCGGCTGGGACAAGGATGTGGGTGCTTGTCGTCCATATCAGTTAGGATTGCTTCAG GACGTGGGCAATGAAACATCAGGCATTTGCGATACGAGTGTCCTGAAGAAAAGGATAACAGCCTCGTATGGACAAACATTGCATTTGTCGTGTTTTGTTCGTTTGCCGGAAGTTCTGCGACAGAAAGCGATACGATGGTATCACCATTCAACGGAAAAGGGAAG ATACGAAATCACTTATACACCATCGAAGTATATTGAAACGTCAGAGGGTGGCTTGGTCCTGATATCGATAAACGAGGGCGACAGCGGTCGTTATGACAGTTATTTGGATGGCACGCTCCTTTGCAGCTATAGCGTGAATGTCGATGCGCACAG gtgtACACCGCCATCGAAAAAGAATGATTACCAGAAAATTTATTCACATTGGTGCAACGAGTTTGAAAAATACAAGTCTGCGATGAAACAATGGCAAGCGACGCAGGAG